The following proteins are co-located in the Solanum pennellii chromosome 8, SPENNV200 genome:
- the LOC114078354 gene encoding uncharacterized protein LOC114078354 produces MLKRGQTFQKKTSQKPSENTKDQVCHKCGSPDHFIKFCPLWALEQKKANFEKVKDIKNDKYIPTNRRMTNQEADLSTRRAFAAMGDLSEEEFEDGGFENQSLLAIEQSNKYDFLALIAETDSEDDEEDDKQSKVSFHHIKVNIESYSKKELESLLSTLIDAYQSVNSEREQVMENYASLREVNDNLEKHNHFLQNKLKEQIKISELSHKGKNSASELQLALEEKIKLLTIKYQALTERNRLLQENLDHTKLDLERNLRWTRSSEILTQIQEKQTTSRSGIGFKKQNNLVSHTIHMSKSLCTHCGNSGHLKNQCKALFEAFQKNVKFTKKEKTDTAKNLVRNKNAPNKRFSYLPLWARRNLIHPFTHIKGPKLIWVPKTNL; encoded by the coding sequence ATGCTAAAGAGAGGGCAGacctttcaaaagaaaacttctcaAAAACCATCTGAAAACACTAAAGACCAGGTTTGTCATAAATGTGGGAGCCCAGATCACTTCATCAAATTCTGTCCACTTTGGGCTTTAGAGCAGAAAAAGGCAAACTTTGAGAAggtcaaagacatcaagaatgATAAGTACATTCCCACAAACAGAAGAATGACCAATCAAGAAGCGGATCTTTCAACGAGAAGAGCCTTTGCCGCTATGGGGGACTTATCTGAAGAAGAATTTGAGGATGGAGGGTTCGAAAATCAGTCACTACttgcaatagaacaatcaaataaatatgattttcttgcacTCATTGCTGAAACAGATtctgaagatgatgaagaagatgacaaacaaagcaaggtaagttttcatcacatcaaagtaaatattgaatcatattctaAAAAGGAACTAGAGTCTTTATTGAGTACTCTTATAGATGCATATCAGTCtgtcaattctgaaagagaACAAGTGATGGAAAACTATGCATCTTTAAGAGAAGTCAATGACAATCTTGAGAAACACAATcactttcttcaaaataaattaaaagaacagaTTAAAATCTCAGAGTTAAGTCACAAGGGCAAAAACTCTGCTAGTGAACTTCAATTAGctctagaagaaaaaataaaattgttaaccaTAAAATATCAAGCTTTAACAGAAAGGAATAGGTTGTTACAAGAAAATCTTGATCATACCAAACTGGATCTGGAAAGAAATCTTAGATGGACCAGGTCCTCTGAAATTTTAACTCAGATTCAAGAAAAGCAAACCACTAGTCGAAGTGGGATAGGTTTTAAAAAACAGAATAATCTTGTGTCACACACTATTCACATGTCTAAAAGTTTATGCACTCATTGTGGAAACTCAGGTCATTTAAAGAATCAATGTAAAGCTTTATTTGAGgcttttcagaaaaatgttaagttcaccaaaaaggaaaagactGATACGGCTAAGAACCTGGTTCGAAATAAAAATGCTCCAAATAAAAGGTTTTCTTATTTGCCTTTATGGGCTAGAAGAAATCTTATTCATCCTTTTACTCACATAAAGGGGCCCAAGCTAATCTGGGTTCCCAAGACTAATCTTTGA
- the LOC107028932 gene encoding ubiquinol oxidase 2, mitochondrial, with protein sequence MMTRGATRMTRVVMGHMGTRYFSTTVLRNNPGTGVVGGVAAGLLHGFPANPSEKVAVTWVRHFSAMGSRSASTAALNDKQQEKESSDKKVENTATAAVNGGVGKSVVSYWGVPPSKATKPDGTEWKWNCFRPWETYEADMSIDLTKHHAPVTFLDKFAYWTVKILRFPTDVFFQRRYGCRAMMLETVAAVPGMVGGMLLHCKSLRRFEQSGGWIKALLEEAENERMHLMTFMEVAKPNVYERALVFAVQGVFFNAYFAAYLISPKLAHRIVGYLEEEAVHSYTEFLKELDNGNIENVPAPAIAIDYWRLPKDATLRDVVLVVRADEAHHRDVNHYASDIHYQGQQLKDSPAPLGYH encoded by the exons ATGATGACCCGTGGAGCAACAAGGATGACACGAGTTGTCATGGGTCATATGGGTACACGTTACTTTTCAACTACAGTTCTGCGAAATAATCCCGGGACCGGAGTTGTTGGTGGAGTCGCTGCCGGACTTTTGCATGGTTTTCCGGCGAATCCATCGGAGAAAGTGGCAGTAACGTGGGTTAGGCATTTTTCGGCGATGGGTTCACGGAGCGCTAGTACTGCGGCTTTGAATGATAAGCAACAAGAGAAGGAAAGTAGTGACAAAAAAGTGGAGAACACCGCCACCGCCGCTGTAAACGGTGGTGTTGGTAAATCTGTGGTGAGTTATTGGGGTGTTCCTCCTTCAAAGGCTACTAAACCAGATGGTACTGAATGGAAATGGAATTGTTTTAGG cCATGGGAGACTTATGAAGCTGATATGTCGATAGATCTGACGAAACACCATGCGCCTGTAACGTTTTTGGATAAATTTGCTTATTGGACTGTTAAGATCCTTCGTTTCCCCACTGATGTATTTTTTCAG AGGAGATATGGTTGCAGAGCAATGATGTTAGAGACAGTGGCGGCGGTGCCTGGAATGGTGGGAGGTATGTTGTTGCATTGTAAGTCATTGAGGCGATTCGAACAGAGTGGTGGATGGATCAAAGCTCTGTTAGAAGAAGCTGAAAACGAGAGGATGCATTTGATGACTTTCATGGAAGTTGCAAAGCCAAATGTATACGAACGTGCTCTGGTTTTCGCAGTGCAAGGCGTCTTCTTCAACGCTTACTTTGCTGCATACCTTATCTCCCCAAAATTGGCTCATCGTATCGTTGGATATTTGGAAGAAGAGGCTGTGCATTCGTACACCGAGTTCCTCAAGGAATTGGACAATGGTAACATTGAGAACGTTCCTGCTCCCGCTATTGCTATTGATTACTGGCGATTGCCTAAGGATGCCACTCTCCGCGATGTTGTCTTGGTTGTTAGGGCTGATGAGGCTCATCATCGCGATGTCAACCACTATGCATCT GACATTCATTACCAAGGACAACAGCTGAAGGACTCACCAGCACCACTTGGGTATCACTAA
- the LOC107028615 gene encoding uncharacterized protein LOC107028615, translating into MDKLPFPNSIIISPKCHFTTLCFVNVRVSNGSLKKKKPKLLHCINLFSSTSVSSIHRFIRGRSVNKGFTGASFVVSKMGGIEGTTAMSDARTGNMIFESILEEGVIRFDCSADDRNAAFPSISFVDPKVRETPLMSIHKVPSYIPTFECVRGQQIVNIELPSGTSFYGTGEVSGQLERTGKRILTWNTDAWGYGPGTTSLYQSHPWVLAVLPSGETLGVLADTTHRCEVDLRQESNIRFISRQSYPVITFGPFPSPIDVLVSLSHAIGTVFMPPKWSLGYHQCRWSYVPDARVREIARTFREKKIPCDVIWMDIDYMNGFRCFTFDKERFPDPESLVEELHKSGFKAIWMLDPGIKNEKGYFAYDSGSEADVWVQTADGRPYVGDVWPGPCVFPDFTQLKARSWWANLVKDFISNGVDGIWNDMNEPAVFKTVTKTMPENNIHRGDPEFGGCQNHSYYHNVYGMLMARSTYEGMKLANGNKRPFVLTRAGFVGSQRYAATWTGDNLSTWEHLQMSIPMVLQLGLSGQPLTGPDIGGFAGNATPRMFGRWMGVGSLFPFCRAHSEADTNDHEPWSFGEECEEVCRLALERRYRLLPHIYTLFYLAHTRGTPVSAPIFFADPKDPELRKLENSFLLGPILIYASTQRDEELDTAHHKLPRGIWLSFDFDDSHPDLPALYLLGGSIIPVGPLYQHVGQADPSDDLTLLIALDENGKAEGLFFEDDGDGYEYSQGGYLLTTYVAELQSSVVTVQVAKTEGNWRRPKRRLHVRILLGKGAMLDAWGSDGEIIQLAMPSETDVSNLVSESEEKYRNRLESAKRIPDVETISGHKGVELSRTPVVLKSGDWELKAVPWIGGRILSMDHIPSGTQWLHSRVEINGYEEYSNREYRSAGCTEEYSVIERDLEQEGESESLRLEGDIGGGLFMERYISLPKDNSKVFRIDSGIVARGVGAGSGGFSRLVCLRVHPMFTLLHPTESYVSFTSLNGSKHELWPESGEQVFEGDLRPKGEWMLVDRCLGLGLVNRFNIDQVHKCMVHWGTGTVNLELWSEERPVSKDSPLKISHEYEVQKIA; encoded by the exons ATGGACAAGCTACCATTTCCAAATAGCATTATTATATCACCAAAATGTCACTTCACTACTCTTTGCTTTGTAAATGTTAGGGTTTCAAATGGgtctttgaagaagaagaagccaaAGCTCTTGCATTGCATTAATCTGTTCAGTTCTACAAGTGTATCTTCGATTCATCGTTTTATCAG AGGGAGGAGCGTTAATAAGGGGTTTACTGGTGCAAGTTTTGTTGTGTCGAAGATGGGTGGAATAGAAGGTACAACTGCAATGTCTGATGCGAGAACGGGGAACATGATTTTCGAATCTATTTTGGAGGAAGGAGTCATTCGTTTTGATTGCTCTGCAGATGATAGAAATGCAGCATTTCCGAGTATTTCCTTTGTTGATCCAAAAGTTAGGGAGACACCGTTAATGTCTATACATAAAGTTCCATCATATATTCCTACTTTTGAATGTGTCAGGGGACAACAAATTGTTAATATTGAG CTTCCTTCAGGTACCTCATTCTATGGAACTGGGGAGGTTAGTGGTCAGCTTGAAAGAACTGGGAAAAGG aTTTTGACATGGAATACTGATGCATGGGGTTATGGTCCGGGAACTACGTCCTTGTATCAATCACACCCGTGGGTGCTTGCTGTTCTTCCCAGTGGCGAGACACTTGGAGTTCTGGCAGATACAACACATCGATGTGAG GTTGACTTGCGACAAGAATCCAATATAAGATTTATCAGTCGACAGTCCTACCCTGTTATTACATTTGGCCCATTTCCTTCACCAATTGATGTTCTTGTATCCCTCTCTCATGCAATCG GAACTGTGTTTATGCCTCCAAAGTGGTCCTTGGGTTATCACCAATGCCGATGGAGCTATGTTCCGGATGCTCGTGTTCGTGAG ATTGCAAGGACCTTTCGGGAGAAGAAGATTCCCTGTGATGTCATATGGATGGACATTGACTACATGAACGGTTTTCGATGTTTTACATTTGATAAG GAGCGTTTTCCAGATCCAGAGTCCCTTGTGGAAGAACTTCATAAATCAGGTTTCAAAGCAATCTGGATGCTTGATCCAGGGATTAAGAATGAAAAGGGATATTTTGCTTATGATAGTGGTTCTGAAGCAGATGTATGGGTTCAAACAGCGGATGGGAGGCCTTATGTTG GTGACGTGTGGCCTGGGCCTTGTGTGTTTCCGGATTTCACTCAATTGAAAGCCAGATCATGGTGGGCTAACCTAGTTAAAGATTTCATTTCCAATGGTGTGGACGGTATATGGAATGACATGAACGAACCAGCTGTTTTTAAG ACAGTAACAAAGACAATGCCGGAGAATAATATTCACAGGGGAGATCCTGAATTTGGAGGTTGCCAGAATCATTCAtactatcacaat GTTTATGGGATGCTCATGGCACGATCAACCTATGAAGGAATGAAGCTAGCTAATGGAAATAAACGTCCTTTTGTTCTCACACGGGCTGGGTTTGTGGGTAGCCAGAGGTATGCTGCTACATGGACAGGGGATAACCTTTCTACATGGGAGCACTTGCAGATGAGTATCCCCATGGTTCTTCAACTG GGGCTCAGTGGTCAGCCACTTACAGGACCAGATATAGGCGGCTTTGCTGGAAATGCAACTCCCCGGATGTTTGGGAGGTGGATGGGTGTTGGTTCCCTGTTTCCCTTCTGCCGTGCCCATTCTGAGGCTGACACAAATGATCACGAGCCTTGGTCATTTGGGGAGGAG TGCGAGGAAGTTTGCCGCTTGGCATTGGAGCGGCGCTACCGTCTTCTACCACACATTTACACACTCTTTTACTTAGCACACACGAGGGGTACTCCGGTGTCTGCTCCTATCTTTTTTGCTG ATCCAAAAGACCCCGAGCTGAGGAAACTTGAGAACTCATTTTTGCTGGGACCAATTCTTATATATGCAAG CACTCAGCGTGATGAGGAATTGGATACAGCTCATCACAAATTACCAAGAGGCATTTGgttgagttttgattttgacGATTCACATCCG GATTTACCTGCACTATATTTGCTTGGTGGATCAATCATCCCTGTCGGTCCACTTTATCAGCATGTGGGTCAAGCTGATCCTAGTGATGATTTAACATTACTCATCGCCCTGGATGAAAATg GTAAAGCTGAAGGTCTTTTTTTCGAAGATGATGGTGATGGATATGAATATAGCCAAGGTGGATATCTTTTGACAACATATGTTGCTGAGCTTCAGTCTTCTGTTGTTACTGTGCAAGTCGCCAAAACAGAAGGAAATTGGAGAAGGCCAAAGCGCCGATTGCATGTTAGGATATTGCTGGGTAAAGGTGCTATG CTTGATGCTTGGGGTTCTGATGGAGAGATTATACAATTAGCAATGCCATCAGAAACTGATGTATCAAATTTGGTTTCTGAAAGTGAAGAGAAGTACAGAAATCGTCTGG AAAGTGCTAAACGTATACCAGACGTGGAAACTATCTCTGGACATAAAGGAGTAGAACTTTCAAGGACTCCAGTTGTTCTGAAGAGTGGTGATTGGGAGCTGAAAGCGGTCCCTTGGATAGGTGGTAGAATCCTTTCTATGGACCATATTCCTTCAG GAACTCAATGGCTTCATAGCCGGGTGGAAATAAATGGGTACGAAGAATATAGTAACCGTGAATACAGATCAGCTGGATGTACCGAGGAGTATTCAGTTATTGA ACGAGATCTGGAACAGGAAGGAGAATCAGAGTCTCTTAGGCTGGAAGGTGATATAGGTGGTGGATTATTTATGGAACGATATATATCTTTGCCAAAAGACAACTCCAAGGTTTTCCGCATTGATTCTGGAATTGTAGCTCGTGGAGTTGGTGCTGGTTCTGGAGGATTTTCTAG GCTTGTGTGCTTGCGTGTGCATCCAATGTTCACGTTGTTGCACCCAACTGAATCATATGTGTCCTTTACTTCCCTCAATGGGTCCAAGCATGAACTTTGGCCAGAATCTGGAGAACAAGTGTTTGAAGGAGATCTTCGCCCAAAGG GTGAATGGATGCTTGTTGATAGATGTCTTGGTCTGGGATTAGTCAATCGATTCAACATCGATCAAGTACACAAATGTATGGTGCATTGGGGTACCGGAACAGTGAATCTAGAGCTCTGGTCTGAAGAAAGGCCCGTCTCAAAGGACTCACCTCTTAAAATATCTCACGAGTACGAAGTGCAAAAGATAGCCTAA